A single Pieris rapae chromosome 2, ilPieRapa1.1, whole genome shotgun sequence DNA region contains:
- the LOC110991889 gene encoding vesicular integral-membrane protein VIP36 has translation MSSKKNLSGKIILLSLFVAPILAEWNTQDYIRREHSLTKPYQGSGMALPYWDFLGSTIVTSNYVRLTPDLQSKSGAIWNTHPCQTRNWDLQVQFKVHGKGKDLFGDGFVIWYVKDRMQNGPVFGSKDYFSGLAIVLDTYSNHNGAHNHQHPYISAMVNNGSMHYDHDRDGTHTQVAGCEAKFRNYNHDTYISIIYKDDTLVVATDLEGKNAWKECFRIENILLPTGYYFGASATTGDLSDNHDIIAVKMYELDLLESQNQNEDRSQIVPSAATFDAPRERVEDEKPAMSGVKTFLWMMFVAIIIIVLVVCGIMWYQKRQENARKRLY, from the exons atgtctaGTAAAAAGAATTTAAGTGGAAAGATTATTCTACTCTCTCTATTCGTAGCTCCAATACTAGCAGAATGGAATACACAAGATTATATCAGGAGAGAGCATTCTCTTACAAAACCCTATCAAG GAAGTGGTATGGCGTTGCCATACTGGGACTTTTTGGGTAGCACAATAGTTACGTCGAATTATGTACGGCTTACTCCCGATTTGCAATCAAAATCAGGAGCTATATGGAATACACAT ccATGTCAGACCAGAAATTGGGACTTGCAAGTACAATTCAAAGTACATGGCAAAGGCAAAGATCTATTTGGAGATGGCTTTGTAATCTGGTATGTCAAGGACCGCATGCAAAATGGGCCTGTGTTTGGTAGCAAGGACTACTTCAGTGGTCTGGCTATTGTCTTGGATACCTACAGCAATCACAATGGTGCACACAAT cACCAGCACCCATACATCTCTGCAATGGTGAATAATGGGTCCATGCACTATGACCACGACAGAGATGGAACCCATACCCAAGTGGCAGGCTGTGAAGCTAAGTTCCGTAACTACAACCATGATACATACATTTCCATTATATACAAGGATGACACACTTGTAG ttgCAACAGACCTAGAGGGTAAAAATGCTTGGAAAGAATGCTTTCGCattgaaaacattttgttaccCACGGGGTACTACTTTGGGGCATCTGCTACCACCGGAGACCTGAGTGACAACCATGACATCATTGCTGTCAAGATGTATGAGCTTGACCTACTGGAGTCT CAAAACCAAAACGAGGATCGATCGCAAATAGTCCCATCAGCCGCGACCTTCGATGCACCGAGGGAGCGCGTTGAAGATGAAAAACCAGCCATGTCAGGTGTCAAAACATTCCTTTGGATGATGTTTGtagccattattattatagtgctGGTTGTCTGTGGAATTATGTGGTATCAAAAGAGGCAGGAAAACGCTCGAAAACGACTTTATTGA
- the LOC110991888 gene encoding uncharacterized protein LOC110991888 isoform X1 produces the protein MSDEDSEELPTILFNDNSKTSGDFSMPSADILASQRAREQECMQELQDLSSQFEKLNYKRQLVRQGSNSSGSESEASLTTAVEALHVEQFVQHAVLAPTPNALLRLLLGASVLQAYDLSLLNYSALLLESNDKELILSTLNQIVLDIRQCIKNKKSDNLLQNEDTIVLCCWLCASSMWNGPQPCGSNAVLSELLKLAPPFVVETVAGALITALQEPHALVEASDAVWGHTSGQRYLSSRLLAAAMDALAPWSNSLTTPALTVSVVCGRLRSVWCELNAEERHAALMVAGRVALHAEPEIGDLKALRDLLALSMQAPVLPLRQSPDYLQIQVAASRLQILFEVNNLPTIDS, from the exons atgtcAGACGAAGATAGTGAGGAATTacctacaatattatttaatgacaaTAGTAAAACGTCG GGAGACTTCTCTATGCCCTCTGCTGATATCTTGGCATCACAAAGAGCAAGAGAGCAGGAGTGTATGCAAGAGCTTCAAGATCTAAGCTCACAATTTGAGAAACTGAATTATAAACGCCAGTTAGTCAGGCAAGGAAGTAACTCAAGTGGCTCAGAAAGTGAAGCTTCACTTACTACAGCTGTTGAGGCACTACATGTAGAGCAATTTGTGCAGCATGCTGTTCTTGCTCCAACTCCTAATGCCTTGTTGCGCTTATTGCTTGGTGCCTCTGTATTGCAGGCCTATGACCTGTCCCTGTTAAACTATTCTGCACTTCTACTAGAAAGTAATGATAAGGAGCTCATTTTAAGTACTTTAAATCAA ATAGTATTAGATATCAGGCAgtgcataaaaaataaaaagagtgaTAACTTGTTACAAAATGAAGATACTATAGTTTTATGTTGTTGGTTGTGTGCATCTAGTATGTGGAATGGCCCTCAGCCTTGTGGTTCAAATGCTGTGCTGTCAGAGCTGCTAAAGCTGGCACCGCCGTTTGTAGTAGAAACAGTAGCAGGTGCACTGATCACAGCCCTGCAAGAACCTCATGCTTTAGTTGAAGCCAGTGATGCAGTATGGGGACATACTTCAGGACAGAGGTACCTTTCTAGCCGCCTTCTGGCTGCTGCTATGGATGCACTAGCGCCTTGGAGTAACTCACTTACCACGCCTGCCCTGACCGTAAGTGTCGTGTGTGGACGACTACGATCTGTGTGGTGTGAACTAAATGCAGAGGAACGCCATGCTGCGCTGATGGTGGCAGGGCGGGTAGCACTTCATGCTGAACCTGAAATTGGTGACCTTAAGGCACTGCGGGATCTGTTAGCCCTCTCAATGCAGGCACCTGTCCTACCTTTGCGACAGTCCCCAGACTATCTTCAG ATCCAGGTAGCAGCTTCAAGATTACAGATACTTTTCGAAGTGAACAACTTACCAACAATAGACTCTTAA
- the LOC110991888 gene encoding uncharacterized protein LOC110991888 isoform X2, producing the protein MPSADILASQRAREQECMQELQDLSSQFEKLNYKRQLVRQGSNSSGSESEASLTTAVEALHVEQFVQHAVLAPTPNALLRLLLGASVLQAYDLSLLNYSALLLESNDKELILSTLNQIVLDIRQCIKNKKSDNLLQNEDTIVLCCWLCASSMWNGPQPCGSNAVLSELLKLAPPFVVETVAGALITALQEPHALVEASDAVWGHTSGQRYLSSRLLAAAMDALAPWSNSLTTPALTVSVVCGRLRSVWCELNAEERHAALMVAGRVALHAEPEIGDLKALRDLLALSMQAPVLPLRQSPDYLQIQVAASRLQILFEVNNLPTIDS; encoded by the exons ATGCCCTCTGCTGATATCTTGGCATCACAAAGAGCAAGAGAGCAGGAGTGTATGCAAGAGCTTCAAGATCTAAGCTCACAATTTGAGAAACTGAATTATAAACGCCAGTTAGTCAGGCAAGGAAGTAACTCAAGTGGCTCAGAAAGTGAAGCTTCACTTACTACAGCTGTTGAGGCACTACATGTAGAGCAATTTGTGCAGCATGCTGTTCTTGCTCCAACTCCTAATGCCTTGTTGCGCTTATTGCTTGGTGCCTCTGTATTGCAGGCCTATGACCTGTCCCTGTTAAACTATTCTGCACTTCTACTAGAAAGTAATGATAAGGAGCTCATTTTAAGTACTTTAAATCAA ATAGTATTAGATATCAGGCAgtgcataaaaaataaaaagagtgaTAACTTGTTACAAAATGAAGATACTATAGTTTTATGTTGTTGGTTGTGTGCATCTAGTATGTGGAATGGCCCTCAGCCTTGTGGTTCAAATGCTGTGCTGTCAGAGCTGCTAAAGCTGGCACCGCCGTTTGTAGTAGAAACAGTAGCAGGTGCACTGATCACAGCCCTGCAAGAACCTCATGCTTTAGTTGAAGCCAGTGATGCAGTATGGGGACATACTTCAGGACAGAGGTACCTTTCTAGCCGCCTTCTGGCTGCTGCTATGGATGCACTAGCGCCTTGGAGTAACTCACTTACCACGCCTGCCCTGACCGTAAGTGTCGTGTGTGGACGACTACGATCTGTGTGGTGTGAACTAAATGCAGAGGAACGCCATGCTGCGCTGATGGTGGCAGGGCGGGTAGCACTTCATGCTGAACCTGAAATTGGTGACCTTAAGGCACTGCGGGATCTGTTAGCCCTCTCAATGCAGGCACCTGTCCTACCTTTGCGACAGTCCCCAGACTATCTTCAG ATCCAGGTAGCAGCTTCAAGATTACAGATACTTTTCGAAGTGAACAACTTACCAACAATAGACTCTTAA
- the LOC110991890 gene encoding uncharacterized protein LOC110991890, producing the protein MQCEIVVRFARLKDLEKRRELIQNNYSINFWDAFLFFFFQELTLELCVLGAAVLFIFCGVSAVACAALLPAAAAVVAAAVLLYRYGLALKHAQNVSSELYGLVAEAHGSLLPPGNKSLPTRINLTENEDKSSLSSQHGHIVGTVSVLEFQGVAASGWVEGLSVINEWRRHGIGTALTGAARRAAAVRGLQSLECALSHLQPSARRLLHSAGWECRGSYERRLAGAALTLPVLRLGTDLPLA; encoded by the exons ATGCAGTGTGAGATTGTTGTGCGGTTCGCGCGGCTTAAAGATCTGGAAAAAAGACGTGAACTCATACAAAACAACTATTCTATTAACTTTTGGGatgcatttttgtttttcttctttcaaGAG TTAACATTAGAGTTATGCGTGCTGGGAGCGGCGGTGCTTTTTATATTCTGCGGCGTGTCCGCTGTTGCCTGCGCCGCTCTGTTGCCAGCTGCAGCTGCAGTCGTTGCGGCTGCGGTTCTGCTCTACCGCTACGGTTTGGCGCTCAAACATGCACAG aatgtatCTAGTGAATTGTATGGTCTTGTAGCAGAGGCCCATGGCTCTTTGTTGCCACCAGGAAACAAGTCTCTGCCAACCAGGATAAATTTAACTGAAAATGAAGATAAATCCTCTCTGTCTTCTCAGCATGgacat aTAGTGGGCACTGTGAGTGTTTTAGAGTTCCAAGGAGTAGCAGCTAGTGGGTGGGTAGAGGGACTGTCAGTGATAAATGAATGGCGGAGGCATGGCATCGGTACAGCTTTGACAGGAGCAGCGCGACGAGCTGCCGCAGTTCGCGGTCTGCAGTCACTTGAGTGTGCTTTGTCGCACTTACAGCCTTCTGCTAGACGCTTGCTGCATTCTGCTGGATGGGAATGCCGGGGCTCATATGAGCGTCGCCTTGCAGGGGCTGCACTTACCCTGCCAGTGCTACGCCTAGGCACTGATCTGCCCCTTGCTTAA